GGTGACGTCCTCGGCCTCCTTCACGTCTCCCAGGGACCGCCAGGCAAGGGTGTGCACCAGCGCCGACCAGCGCCGGTACACGGCCGCAAGGCACGCTTCGTCGCCCGCGAGAAAGCCCCGGACCAGTTCCTCGTCGTCCGGCTGCCCGGTGGGCGGGGCGGCCGGAGCGGCACACTCGGACATGTTCATGACGGTGACTCCTTGCACGGAACGGATCCGGCGTCGCGATCCGGCGTACGACGGTTCTGTCATCGTCCGAGTCCGGGCACACGGCATCAACTCGCATCGATTCTGCGTCGTATAACGGGTCGAGGTCGTAGAGTCGGCCCATGGACGGCATCACGGGCGACAGCGCGGCGGATCGCTCCGGTGCGGCGCCCCAGGATGCCGCGACAGGTCTCACCACCGGCGCACTGGCCCGCCGGCTGGGCGTGTCGCCCACCACGCTGCGCTCCTGGGACCACCGCTACGGCATCGGTCCCGCGATCCGCCCCGACGGCCGGCACCGCCGATGGGCTCCGCACGACGTGGCCGTACTGGAGACGATGTGCCGGCTCACGTCCGCCGGTGTACCCCCCGCGGAGGCGGCCCGCGCCGCGCGCGAGACCGCGCCCGGCGCCCCGGGTGAGAGCCGGGCGCCCGCCGCCGTGCCGGAACCGGCACCCGGCGCCGCCTCCCGCGCGGCGGGCCCGCTTCCCCTGGGCGACGTGCGCCGGGAGTGCAAAGGGCTCGCCCGCGCCGCCGTACGACTCGACGCACCCGCCGTGGAGCAGCAGCTGGCCACGGCGGTCGGCACGCACGGTCTCGTGGTCGCCTGGCAGGAGGTGATGCTGCCGACGCTGCACGCCGTGGGCCGCAAATGGGCTTCGTCCGGGGACCGCTACGTCGAGGTGGAGCACCTCCTGTCCTGGCACGTCTCCACCACCCTGCGCCGCCTTGCCCGCCCCGCGGCCGACTCCGGCCGCACTTCGGCGCCCGGACCGGTGGTCCTGGCCTGTATGCCCGAGGAGCAGCACACGCTGGCACTGGAGGCGCTCCACACCGGTCTGGGCGAACGGGGACTGCCCACCCGGATGTTCGGATCCGCGGTTCCCGCGGAGGCGCTGCTCGCGGCGGTCGACCGGCTCGGCCCGGTGGCCGTCGTCCTGTGGGCGCAGTCCCGCTCCACGGCGAGCCTGCCACTGGCCCGGCGCGTCGCGGGCGCCCGGTGGGGCGTGAAGGGCGCCCGCCGCAGTCCCGTAGTGGTGCCGTGCGGGCCCGGCTGGCTCGGCCGGGCCGACCCGGGGATGCCCCGGCCCGCGTCTCTGAAGGACGCCATGGACACCCTGGAGGCCCTGTACATACAGGGCCGGTGAGGTCACCTGGGTGGTGGGGCGACGACCCGGTCGAGACCACGGGCCCGCTTGAAGCGGTCGAGCCCGTCCGACAGGCCGACGATCGGGTCCGGATAGTCGACGGCTGCGCGGTCCAGGCCGCGCAGTTTCCACGGCTCGTGCACCACCGCTCCCGGCAGGGACCGCAGTTCGGGCACCCAGCGGCGCACGTACGCGCCGTCGGGGTCGTACCGCTTGGCCTGGGTGACGGGGTTGAGGACCCGGTTGGGCCGTGAGTCGGTCCCGGTACCGGCCATCCACTGCCAGTTGAGCTGGTTGTTGGTGACATCGCCGTCCACCAGCAGGTCCAGGAAATACCGGGCTCCGACGCGCCAGTCGACGTACAGCGTCTTGGCGAGGAAGCTCGCGGTCAGCAGGCGCCCCCGGTTGTGCATCCAGCCCTCGTGGCGCAACTGGCGCATCGCGGCGTCGACGATCGGGTATCCGGTGCGGCCCTCCTTCCAGGCCTCGACGTCCTCCCGGGCTTCCGGCTCCGAGCGCCAACGGTCGTTCCTGGTGCGGTAGTCGCGGACGGCGGCACCCGGGCGGGCCGCGAGCACCTGACGGTGGAAGTCGCGCCAGGCGAGCTGCCGTACGAAGGCGTCGGCGCCCGGTCCGCCCGCCCGGCGGGCCCGGTGGACGAGTTCGACGGCGGAGAGGGTCCCGAAGTGCAGATGCGGGGAGAGCCGGGAGGTGACATCGCCCGCCAGGTCGTCGTGCCCCTCCTCGTACGTCGCGACCCCGGCTCGCAGCCACGCGCCGAGCCGGGCGCGCCCTTCGGTCTCGCCGCCGGCGGCGAGCCCTGCCGAGAGTCCGGGCAGTCCGCTCCGGGACGGCAGGGGCTCGGAGCGGATGTCCTCCGGAACCCGCACCGTGCGCGGTGCCGCGAGCGGCTCCCGCAGAGACTGCTGCGACCAGTGCCGGAAGTACGGCGTGAAGACGGCGAAGTGGTCCGAGGAGGCCGGGACCACGGCACCCGGGGCGACGGCGACGGTCACCGTGTCGTGCACGTGCAGGCGCACACCGTCCGCCTCCAGGGCGCGGCGCAGCCGGTCCTCCCGTCGGCGGGCGTGAGCGCTGACGTCGGCCGCCATGTGCACCTCGTCGGCGCCCGCCTCGGCCGCGACCCGGCACACCTCGCCGGCAAGGTCGCCGTGGCGCACGACCAGCCGTCCGCCCCGCTCGCGCAGACCGGCGTCGAGGTCGCGCAGACAGTCGGCGAGGAAGGCCAGCCGGTTGGGGACGGCGAACCCGGCGCTGTCCACCGCCGGGTCACGTACGAACAGCGGGACGATTCCCCGCCCTCCTTCCAGGGCCGCCCGCAGCGGCGGATGGTCGTGCAGACGCAGGTCGGAGGTGAGCAGGACGACTGAGACGTTCATGCTGATCACTTCCGGGGGCGGGCCCGGTCCGGATGCGCCCCGGACGGAAGTCCTGTCGCCGACGGCAGCCGCCCGCGCCTTCTCGCGGCCCCACTCGACGAACGACGCCGCTCCTGTCGGCGTGAGTCAGGCGCCGGTGCCAGGCCCGCCCGCGTTCCCGGTCCGCCTCACGCATCCGAGGTGAGCCGGATCAGCAGCACGGCGGGCGTACGCGGCAGCGACACCCGCAGTCCGTTCCCGTCCGCGTCCCAGACCGCCGAACCGGCGGCGGGAGCGGACGGGTGCAGGATCTCCGCACGTACCTCCCGGCCCGTCAGGTGCCCCACCGGCAAGTGGAGTTCCGGCTCGCCGCCGCGGCGCCACACCGAGAGGTAGGACGTACGGTCACCCGGCACGCGCATGCCCAGGGCCAGCCACTCGTCCGTCCATCCCGGCAGACCGAGCGGCCAGAACGGCACGGCCTGGGTGAGATCGCCGCGGAGTGTCCTGTACACGGCCACCGCGTCCCGCACGAGGCCGAGCTGGTGCTCCGACATCCGGTCCAGATGGCCGGAGAGATGGATCCGGCCGAGCAGCGCCCCGCCCAGGGTGAAGGTGATCAGGTCGTCGTCGAACCCCGGCTGCGGGTAGGCCCAGACGGCGCCCTGCTCGGGCGGGACGGCCGTCGGCGCGGCGGCGGCGATCGGCGGGCAGAGCAGGGGGTCCTGCTGGTCGCTGGTGGACTGGAGCTGGGCGACGGCCAGTGTGGCCCCGTCCATCCGCATCCCGCCCGAGGCGCAGTTCTCGATCACCAGCCCCGGGTGCCGGTCCAGCACCTCCGAGAGCCAGTCCAGGTACGCCTGGGCGTGGCCGAGCAGCCCGGCTCCGGGCGCGATGTCCCCGGGGGCGCAGGTTCCCGGGTCGACCACGATGTTGTAGTCCAGCTTGAGGTAGCCGACGCCCCAGTCGCCGACGATGCGGTCGACGGTCTTGTCGAGGTGCGCGCGGGCGGCCGGATGCCGCAGGTCCAGCTGGTGGCGGCCCTGTTCGGTGATGCGTACGCCGTCCCGCTGGAAGAAGGCCTCCGGCGGGAGTTCGGACGCGACGGGGCTGCGCACACCCACGACCTCCGGCTCCAGCCACAGGCCGGGCACCATGCCGCGCTCCCTGATCCGGTCCAGGACCGCCCGGATTCCGCCGTCGGGGAAGCGTCGCGGTGAGGGCAGCCACTCCCCGACGCTGTCCCACCAGCCCTCGGTGCTGTCGTCGTACCAGCCGGAGTCGACGCAGAAGTACTCCGATCCGGCCCTGGCGGCGGCGTCGATCAGCGGCAGCAGTTTCTCCGTCGTCGGGTCGCCCATCAGGGTGTTCATGTAGTCGTTGAAGACGACCGGCAGGGTGGTGTGGTCGGGGTGCGGGCGGCGTACGGCACGGCGGTACGAGGTCAGGGCGGCGAAGGCGTCGTCAAGGCCGGACCCGAGAGCCAGGACGCCGGGCACGGTGGTGAGTCCGGCGCCGGGCGCGAGCCGGACGCGCCACTGGTGTTCCGCGTCCGTGGGTCCGTTCAGCGCCAGATACGTGCCGTGGTCGCGCTCGCCCAGGTCCCAGCGCCAGCCGGCCGGGGACTCGACCTGCCACAGCCAGGTCCGGTCGCCGTCGCGTTCGGTGAGGGCGCCCATGGCGAGGTGCCCGTCGGTGGGCCAGCTGCCGCGTCCGGTCAGGGTCAGCGCCGCCCGGCTGTCGTGCTGGTGGACGTCGACGTGGATGTCGCTGACGGTGTCGCGCAGCGGCTCGGTGTGCCATCGGCACTCCGCGAGCCAGTCGTTGCGGGCGCGGTGGATGTCGAGGCGGTCGGGGGAAGGGAGGGCGCCGAGCAGCAGACTGCTGACGGACTGGACGACGAGGGGCTCCTGTCCCCCGTTGCGGAGGCGGACGCGGGAGCGCAGCACGGGCACTCCGAGGGGTGAGGACAGCTCGACGAAGACGGTCAGCGCGCTGACGGGATCGTGGAGTTCGACGGTCAGGTACGTCCAGCCGCCGGCTTCCCGGGCGGTGTGCCGCAGATGTCGCAGCCCGGCGCCGAAGGCCGTTCCGGTGAATCGGGGGCCCGACCAGCCGCTGCCGTGACCGAGCGCGGTGAGTTCCACGAGGTGGAGGGGGGCTTCAGGGCCGGGTACGGACGCCGGAGCCGCTGCGGGAGTCCTCCCGTGCGGCGGGGGCGGGGAGTCGGGTCGGGTCAGCCGGACCAGCCGCAGGACCTCGTCGGCGCCGGTGGCGAACTCGGCCTCCAGGGCGCGGTGACCCCAGACGAAGTGCTGCTCAGTGGTGGTGCGGGGGGCCGTGCCCGCCGTGTCCGACGTACCGGTCAACGTCTTCCCCTCCCGATGGCGCCTGCGCCGACGGTCTGATTCCGCCGCGTGAATCGACGGTTACGGTCTCTTGACGACCCTCATGTGACCGGTCACAATCCTGGCATGAATGTGACCGGTCACACAAGACGCTCAGTGAGCATCCGGGATGTCGCCACCGCGGCCGGAGTCTCCTACCAGACCGTCTCCCGGGTGATCAACGACCACCCCAGCGTCAAGCCGTCGACCCGCGACAGGGTGCTCGCCGCCATCGACGAACTGGGCTTCCGGCGCAACTCCACCGCGCTCGCTCTCGCCAGCGGACGCAGCCGTGCCGTGACCGTGCTCACCTCCAACACCACGCACTACGGCTACGCCTCGATCCTCCAGGGCATCGAGGAGGCCGCCCGCGCCGCCGCGTACAGCGTCGGCGTCGGTGTCCTCGAATCGACCGACGCGGCCGACGAGGCCGCCATCGCCGGCCAGGTGCGGCGGGCCGCGGACTCGGGCGGCGGACTGATCGTGATCGCATACGATCCGGCCGGTGTACGGGCCCTGGGCGCCGTTCCCCCCGAGCTGCCGGTCGTCGGCGTCGTCGAGACCCCCGCCAGCCCGCCCGGCGACGACCGTCCCTGGGTGTGGGCCGACGACCGCGAGGCCGCCTACGAGGCGACCCGCCATCTGCTCTCGCTCGGCCACGAGACCGTGCACTACGTCGCCATCCCCTCCAGCACCCGCCGCACCAGCGCCCGGACGACCGGCTGGCAGCAGGCGCTCCGGGAGGCCGGAGCGCCGGAGCCCCGTCCGCTGCAAGGGAGTTGGGGCCCCGCGGGCGGTTACGCGGCGGGCCTCAAGCTCGCGGGGAAAACCGACGTCACCGCGATCCTGTGCGGCAACGACGACCTCGCCCTCGGGGTGATCCGCGCCCTCCACGAGGCGGGCCGCTCCGTCCCCGGCGAGGTGAGCGTGGCCGGGTTCGACGACGCCCCGCACTCCGCCTATCTCACCCCGTCGCTGACGACCGTACGCCTGGACTTCACCGGCCTCGGCCGGTCCGCGTTCGCCCTGCTGCACGGCGTGCTGGAGGAGTCCGCGCAGATCGCCCCGCACCCCGTCTCCGTACCGGAACTGGTGGTGCGGGAGAGCTCGGGACCACCGCCCGCCCGCGGGTGAGATCAGCTCCCGCTCCGCCGGTCACCTCTTCTCCCCCGCTTCCCCTCTCCCCTTCTCCCCCTCTTCGCTTCCCCCGCTTGTTCCGCCCGCTCGCACCTTCTCAGCCGGACCGCTGCCCGATCCGCCCACCTGAGCCCGTTCGCGAAAGGCACATCATGACGAGAAGAGCCCTCCCAGCGCTGGCGTTCATATGCGCCGCCGCCCTGTCCGTCACCGCATGCAGCGACCCCACCGCCGGGGACTCCGGTTCCTCCGCCGACTCCGGCGCCGAGCAGACGAAGGTCGATCCGACCGCCCGCCTCGACGGCGTGAAGCTGACCATGTGGACCGCGCAGAACACCCTCAACGCGCCCAAGCAGGTCATCGACGCCTTCGAGAAGGCCACCGGGGCCGAGGTCGAGACGCAGGCGATCCCCGACCTGTACGAGCAGAACGTGCCGACCAAGCTCGCCTCCGGCGACAGGCCCGACCTGATGTTCTGGCAGCCGTCCATCTCCACACTGCCCTTCATCCAGCCGAAGCAGAACCTCCTCACCCTCGACGGGGAGGAGTGGGTGCCGAAGCTGGGCGACACCGAGAAGTCGCTCGGCGTGATCGACGGCAAGCGGTACGCGGCGATCGTCACCAGCCCCGCCATGCTCGGCGTCTACTACAACAAGGACGTCTTCAGGAAGGCCGGGCTGAGCGAGGCCGATTTCCCCAAGTCGTACGACGAGTTGCTGGCCCTCGGGAAGACCGTCACGGAGCGGACCGACGCGGCCGGCTTCTACGAGGCCGGTGGCGACAAGTGGCCGCTGCAGTGGCAGATGCAGGTCCAGCTCACCGACCTCGACAAGCAGTGGTGGGCCGACCTCAACCGGAACAAGGTGAAGTGGACCGACCCGGTCGTCGTCGGCGCCATCAAGAAGTACAAGGAGAAGCTGCTCGACGCCGGACTCGCGCAGAAGAACTACAGGACCGGCACCTTCACCGGGCAGGCCGACTCCCTCTGGAAGGGCGAGTCGGGCATGGTCCTCAACGTCACCTCGTTCCAGAGCCAGTTGCAGGCCAAGTACTCCACGGCCGAGATCGACAAGAGGATCGGCTGGTTCCCGGTCGCCAACTCCTCCGCCACCGGCCTGTACTCGCCCGACCAGACCAACGGCGTCGTCGCCTTCAGGACGGGTGACGAGAAACGGCAGAACGCCTCCCGGCAGTTCCTGGCCTTCTGGCTCGGCCCTGACTACGCGGACTACATCAAGACGATGAAGATCCCGTCCGTCGAGCCGTCCGTACCGACCCCCGCCGGTCTCCCCGAGGCGTCGATGGCGCAGGTCAAGGCGCTGCCCACGGCCATCGGTGTCTTCCAGGCCAAGGCGATCGTCGCGCCCGACACCCACCTGTACCTCGCCGACATGCTCTACGGCAAGAAGAGTCCGCAGCAGGTCGCGCAGGCGATCCAGGACCAGTTCGCGCAGGTGGCCAAGGCCCAGGCCGCGCCCGGCTTCTAGTCGCCCTCCGCAACGGCCTCCGGACCGACCGACTGGCAAGGACTTCCCGATG
The DNA window shown above is from Streptomyces sp. NBC_01451 and carries:
- a CDS encoding cryptochrome/photolyase family protein; protein product: MNVSVVLLTSDLRLHDHPPLRAALEGGRGIVPLFVRDPAVDSAGFAVPNRLAFLADCLRDLDAGLRERGGRLVVRHGDLAGEVCRVAAEAGADEVHMAADVSAHARRREDRLRRALEADGVRLHVHDTVTVAVAPGAVVPASSDHFAVFTPYFRHWSQQSLREPLAAPRTVRVPEDIRSEPLPSRSGLPGLSAGLAAGGETEGRARLGAWLRAGVATYEEGHDDLAGDVTSRLSPHLHFGTLSAVELVHRARRAGGPGADAFVRQLAWRDFHRQVLAARPGAAVRDYRTRNDRWRSEPEAREDVEAWKEGRTGYPIVDAAMRQLRHEGWMHNRGRLLTASFLAKTLYVDWRVGARYFLDLLVDGDVTNNQLNWQWMAGTGTDSRPNRVLNPVTQAKRYDPDGAYVRRWVPELRSLPGAVVHEPWKLRGLDRAAVDYPDPIVGLSDGLDRFKRARGLDRVVAPPPR
- a CDS encoding ABC transporter substrate-binding protein, with protein sequence MTRRALPALAFICAAALSVTACSDPTAGDSGSSADSGAEQTKVDPTARLDGVKLTMWTAQNTLNAPKQVIDAFEKATGAEVETQAIPDLYEQNVPTKLASGDRPDLMFWQPSISTLPFIQPKQNLLTLDGEEWVPKLGDTEKSLGVIDGKRYAAIVTSPAMLGVYYNKDVFRKAGLSEADFPKSYDELLALGKTVTERTDAAGFYEAGGDKWPLQWQMQVQLTDLDKQWWADLNRNKVKWTDPVVVGAIKKYKEKLLDAGLAQKNYRTGTFTGQADSLWKGESGMVLNVTSFQSQLQAKYSTAEIDKRIGWFPVANSSATGLYSPDQTNGVVAFRTGDEKRQNASRQFLAFWLGPDYADYIKTMKIPSVEPSVPTPAGLPEASMAQVKALPTAIGVFQAKAIVAPDTHLYLADMLYGKKSPQQVAQAIQDQFAQVAKAQAAPGF
- a CDS encoding LacI family DNA-binding transcriptional regulator translates to MNVTGHTRRSVSIRDVATAAGVSYQTVSRVINDHPSVKPSTRDRVLAAIDELGFRRNSTALALASGRSRAVTVLTSNTTHYGYASILQGIEEAARAAAYSVGVGVLESTDAADEAAIAGQVRRAADSGGGLIVIAYDPAGVRALGAVPPELPVVGVVETPASPPGDDRPWVWADDREAAYEATRHLLSLGHETVHYVAIPSSTRRTSARTTGWQQALREAGAPEPRPLQGSWGPAGGYAAGLKLAGKTDVTAILCGNDDLALGVIRALHEAGRSVPGEVSVAGFDDAPHSAYLTPSLTTVRLDFTGLGRSAFALLHGVLEESAQIAPHPVSVPELVVRESSGPPPARG
- a CDS encoding MerR family transcriptional regulator; translation: MDGITGDSAADRSGAAPQDAATGLTTGALARRLGVSPTTLRSWDHRYGIGPAIRPDGRHRRWAPHDVAVLETMCRLTSAGVPPAEAARAARETAPGAPGESRAPAAVPEPAPGAASRAAGPLPLGDVRRECKGLARAAVRLDAPAVEQQLATAVGTHGLVVAWQEVMLPTLHAVGRKWASSGDRYVEVEHLLSWHVSTTLRRLARPAADSGRTSAPGPVVLACMPEEQHTLALEALHTGLGERGLPTRMFGSAVPAEALLAAVDRLGPVAVVLWAQSRSTASLPLARRVAGARWGVKGARRSPVVVPCGPGWLGRADPGMPRPASLKDAMDTLEALYIQGR
- a CDS encoding glycoside hydrolase family 36 protein, producing MTGTSDTAGTAPRTTTEQHFVWGHRALEAEFATGADEVLRLVRLTRPDSPPPPHGRTPAAAPASVPGPEAPLHLVELTALGHGSGWSGPRFTGTAFGAGLRHLRHTAREAGGWTYLTVELHDPVSALTVFVELSSPLGVPVLRSRVRLRNGGQEPLVVQSVSSLLLGALPSPDRLDIHRARNDWLAECRWHTEPLRDTVSDIHVDVHQHDSRAALTLTGRGSWPTDGHLAMGALTERDGDRTWLWQVESPAGWRWDLGERDHGTYLALNGPTDAEHQWRVRLAPGAGLTTVPGVLALGSGLDDAFAALTSYRRAVRRPHPDHTTLPVVFNDYMNTLMGDPTTEKLLPLIDAAARAGSEYFCVDSGWYDDSTEGWWDSVGEWLPSPRRFPDGGIRAVLDRIRERGMVPGLWLEPEVVGVRSPVASELPPEAFFQRDGVRITEQGRHQLDLRHPAARAHLDKTVDRIVGDWGVGYLKLDYNIVVDPGTCAPGDIAPGAGLLGHAQAYLDWLSEVLDRHPGLVIENCASGGMRMDGATLAVAQLQSTSDQQDPLLCPPIAAAAPTAVPPEQGAVWAYPQPGFDDDLITFTLGGALLGRIHLSGHLDRMSEHQLGLVRDAVAVYRTLRGDLTQAVPFWPLGLPGWTDEWLALGMRVPGDRTSYLSVWRRGGEPELHLPVGHLTGREVRAEILHPSAPAAGSAVWDADGNGLRVSLPRTPAVLLIRLTSDA